The Vulpes vulpes isolate BD-2025 chromosome 8, VulVul3, whole genome shotgun sequence genome has a window encoding:
- the EIF2B4 gene encoding translation initiation factor eIF2B subunit delta isoform X1, which yields MQTQQPAATSTSSYKPSRSLSGSLCDLFSDADSGSGMKAELSTRPGAVGREMTQEEKLQLRKEKKQQKKKRKEEKGAEPEKTAPAVPAAQQQVGPAKELPGPGSQLATAGEKVPTGRSKAELRAERRAKQEAERALKQARKGEQGGPPPRACPSTAGETPSGVKRLPEHTQVDDLTLLRRLAKKPEQQQVPTRNDYGSKVSLFSHLPQYSRQNSLTQYMSIPSSVIHPAMVRLGLQYSQGLVSGSNARCIALLRALQQVIQDYTTPPNEELSRDLVNKLKPYFSFLTQCRPLSASMYNAIKFLNKEITGVSSSKREEEAKSELRAAIDRYVQEKIVLAAQAISRFAYKKINNGDVILVFGCSSLVSRILQEAWAKGRRFRVVVVDSRPRLEGRHTLRSLVRAGVPASYLLIPAASYVLPEVSKVLLGAHALLANGSVMSRVGTAQLALVARAHNVPVLVCCETYKFCERVQTDAFVSNELDDPDDLLCERGEHVALANWQNHLSLRLLNLVYDVTPPELVDLVITELGMIPCSSVPVVLRVKSSDQ from the exons ATGCAGACCCAGCAGCCAGCCGCGACGAGTACGAGCTCCTACAAACCCTCCCGGAGCCTCTCAGGCTCACTTTGTGATCTGTTTTCTGATGCAGATTCGGGGTCTGGGATGAAGGCGGAGCTTTCTACTCGGCCTGGG gcagtggggagggagatgACCCAAGAAGAGAAGTTGCAGCTtcggaaggaaaaaaaacagcagaagaaGAAAcggaaggaggaaaagggagcAGAACCAGAAAAAACTGCCCCTGCTGTACCTGCAGCCCAGCAGCAAG tAGGCCCAGCCAAAGAACTGCCAGGACCAGGCAGTCAGTTGGCCACTGCTGGGGAGAAAGTTCCAACTGGTCGAAGTAAAGCTGAACTTCGTGCTGAACGGCGGGCTAAGCAGGAGGCTGAGCGGGCCCTGAAACAGGCAAGGAAAGGAGAACAAGGAGGGCCACCACCTCGGGCCTGCCCCAGCACTGCTGGAGAAACCCCTTCAG GAGTGAAGCGTCTCCCTGAGCACACTCAGGTTGATGACCTTACACTTCTGAGAAGGCTTGCTAAAAAACCAGAGCAGCAACAG GTTCCTACACGAAACGATTATGGATCCAAAGTCAGTCTTTTCTCCCACCTACCCCAGTACAGCAGACAAAACTCTCTGACTCAATATATGAG CATCCCATCCTCTGTGATCCACCCAGCCATGGTGCGACTCGGCCTGCAGTACTCCCAGGGCCTGGTCAGTGGCTCCAATGCCCGGTGTATTGCCCTGCTTCGTGCCTTGCAGCAG GTAATTCAAGATTACACAACACCTCCCAATGAAGAACTCTCAAGGGATCTAGTGAATAAACTAAAGCCCTACTTCAG CTTCCTGACTCAGTGCCGTCCCCTGTCAGCAAGCATGTACAACGCCATCAAGTTCCTTAACAAGGAGATCACGGGTGTGAGCAGCTCCAAGCGGGAAGAGGAG GCCAAGTCAGAACTTCGAGCAGCCATTGATCGGTATGTGCAAGAGAAGATTGTGCTTGCAGCTCAGGCAATTTCCCGCTTTGCTTATAAGAAGATCAATAATGGAGATGTGATCCTGGTATTTGGATG CTCGTCTCTGGTATCACGAATCCTTCAGGAGGCTTGGGCTAAGGGCCGGCGGTTTCGGGTGGTAGTGGTGGACAGCCGGCCACGGCTGGAGGGAAGGCACACACTACGTTCTCTGGTCCGTGCTGGGGTCCCTGCCTCCTACCTGCTGATTCCTGCAGCCTCCTATGTGCTCCCAGAG GTTTCTAAGGTGCTATTGGGAGCTCACGCACTCCTGGCCAACGGGTCCGTAATGTCACGGGTAGGGACAGCACAGCTGGCCCTGGTGGCACGAGCCCATAATGTGCCAGTGCTGGTCTGCTGTGAAACATACAAGTTCTGTGAGCGTGTGCAGACTGATGCTTTTGTCTCTAATGAGCTAG ATGACCCCGATGATCTGCTTTGTGAGCGAGGAGAACATGTGGCCCTGGCTAACTGGCAGAACCACCTGTCCCTGCGGTTGTTAAATCTAGTCTATGACGTGACCCCCCCGGAACTGGTGGATCTGGTGATCACAGAGCTGGGGATGATTCCTTGCAGTTCTGTACCGGTTGTTCTACGAGTCAAGAGTAGCGACCAGTGA
- the EIF2B4 gene encoding translation initiation factor eIF2B subunit delta isoform X5, whose translation MVRLGLQYSQGLVSGSNARCIALLRALQQVIQDYTTPPNEELSRDLVNKLKPYFSFLTQCRPLSASMYNAIKFLNKEITGVSSSKREEEAKSELRAAIDRYVQEKIVLAAQAISRFAYKKINNGDVILVFGCSSLVSRILQEAWAKGRRFRVVVVDSRPRLEGRHTLRSLVRAGVPASYLLIPAASYVLPEVSKVLLGAHALLANGSVMSRVGTAQLALVARAHNVPVLVCCETYKFCERVQTDAFVSNELDDPDDLLCERGEHVALANWQNHLSLRLLNLVYDVTPPELVDLVITELGMIPCSSVPVVLRVKSSDQ comes from the exons ATGGTGCGACTCGGCCTGCAGTACTCCCAGGGCCTGGTCAGTGGCTCCAATGCCCGGTGTATTGCCCTGCTTCGTGCCTTGCAGCAG GTAATTCAAGATTACACAACACCTCCCAATGAAGAACTCTCAAGGGATCTAGTGAATAAACTAAAGCCCTACTTCAG CTTCCTGACTCAGTGCCGTCCCCTGTCAGCAAGCATGTACAACGCCATCAAGTTCCTTAACAAGGAGATCACGGGTGTGAGCAGCTCCAAGCGGGAAGAGGAG GCCAAGTCAGAACTTCGAGCAGCCATTGATCGGTATGTGCAAGAGAAGATTGTGCTTGCAGCTCAGGCAATTTCCCGCTTTGCTTATAAGAAGATCAATAATGGAGATGTGATCCTGGTATTTGGATG CTCGTCTCTGGTATCACGAATCCTTCAGGAGGCTTGGGCTAAGGGCCGGCGGTTTCGGGTGGTAGTGGTGGACAGCCGGCCACGGCTGGAGGGAAGGCACACACTACGTTCTCTGGTCCGTGCTGGGGTCCCTGCCTCCTACCTGCTGATTCCTGCAGCCTCCTATGTGCTCCCAGAG GTTTCTAAGGTGCTATTGGGAGCTCACGCACTCCTGGCCAACGGGTCCGTAATGTCACGGGTAGGGACAGCACAGCTGGCCCTGGTGGCACGAGCCCATAATGTGCCAGTGCTGGTCTGCTGTGAAACATACAAGTTCTGTGAGCGTGTGCAGACTGATGCTTTTGTCTCTAATGAGCTAG ATGACCCCGATGATCTGCTTTGTGAGCGAGGAGAACATGTGGCCCTGGCTAACTGGCAGAACCACCTGTCCCTGCGGTTGTTAAATCTAGTCTATGACGTGACCCCCCCGGAACTGGTGGATCTGGTGATCACAGAGCTGGGGATGATTCCTTGCAGTTCTGTACCGGTTGTTCTACGAGTCAAGAGTAGCGACCAGTGA
- the EIF2B4 gene encoding translation initiation factor eIF2B subunit delta isoform X3: MAAVAVAVREDSGSGMKAELSTRPGAVGREMTQEEKLQLRKEKKQQKKKRKEEKGAEPEKTAPAVPAAQQQVGPAKELPGPGSQLATAGEKVPTGRSKAELRAERRAKQEAERALKQARKGEQGGPPPRACPSTAGETPSGVKRLPEHTQVDDLTLLRRLAKKPEQQQVPTRNDYGSKVSLFSHLPQYSRQNSLTQYMSIPSSVIHPAMVRLGLQYSQGLVSGSNARCIALLRALQQVIQDYTTPPNEELSRDLVNKLKPYFSFLTQCRPLSASMYNAIKFLNKEITGVSSSKREEEAKSELRAAIDRYVQEKIVLAAQAISRFAYKKINNGDVILVFGCSSLVSRILQEAWAKGRRFRVVVVDSRPRLEGRHTLRSLVRAGVPASYLLIPAASYVLPEVSKVLLGAHALLANGSVMSRVGTAQLALVARAHNVPVLVCCETYKFCERVQTDAFVSNELDDPDDLLCERGEHVALANWQNHLSLRLLNLVYDVTPPELVDLVITELGMIPCSSVPVVLRVKSSDQ; this comes from the exons ATGGCTGCCGTGGCTGTGGCTGTTCGTGAGG ATTCGGGGTCTGGGATGAAGGCGGAGCTTTCTACTCGGCCTGGG gcagtggggagggagatgACCCAAGAAGAGAAGTTGCAGCTtcggaaggaaaaaaaacagcagaagaaGAAAcggaaggaggaaaagggagcAGAACCAGAAAAAACTGCCCCTGCTGTACCTGCAGCCCAGCAGCAAG tAGGCCCAGCCAAAGAACTGCCAGGACCAGGCAGTCAGTTGGCCACTGCTGGGGAGAAAGTTCCAACTGGTCGAAGTAAAGCTGAACTTCGTGCTGAACGGCGGGCTAAGCAGGAGGCTGAGCGGGCCCTGAAACAGGCAAGGAAAGGAGAACAAGGAGGGCCACCACCTCGGGCCTGCCCCAGCACTGCTGGAGAAACCCCTTCAG GAGTGAAGCGTCTCCCTGAGCACACTCAGGTTGATGACCTTACACTTCTGAGAAGGCTTGCTAAAAAACCAGAGCAGCAACAG GTTCCTACACGAAACGATTATGGATCCAAAGTCAGTCTTTTCTCCCACCTACCCCAGTACAGCAGACAAAACTCTCTGACTCAATATATGAG CATCCCATCCTCTGTGATCCACCCAGCCATGGTGCGACTCGGCCTGCAGTACTCCCAGGGCCTGGTCAGTGGCTCCAATGCCCGGTGTATTGCCCTGCTTCGTGCCTTGCAGCAG GTAATTCAAGATTACACAACACCTCCCAATGAAGAACTCTCAAGGGATCTAGTGAATAAACTAAAGCCCTACTTCAG CTTCCTGACTCAGTGCCGTCCCCTGTCAGCAAGCATGTACAACGCCATCAAGTTCCTTAACAAGGAGATCACGGGTGTGAGCAGCTCCAAGCGGGAAGAGGAG GCCAAGTCAGAACTTCGAGCAGCCATTGATCGGTATGTGCAAGAGAAGATTGTGCTTGCAGCTCAGGCAATTTCCCGCTTTGCTTATAAGAAGATCAATAATGGAGATGTGATCCTGGTATTTGGATG CTCGTCTCTGGTATCACGAATCCTTCAGGAGGCTTGGGCTAAGGGCCGGCGGTTTCGGGTGGTAGTGGTGGACAGCCGGCCACGGCTGGAGGGAAGGCACACACTACGTTCTCTGGTCCGTGCTGGGGTCCCTGCCTCCTACCTGCTGATTCCTGCAGCCTCCTATGTGCTCCCAGAG GTTTCTAAGGTGCTATTGGGAGCTCACGCACTCCTGGCCAACGGGTCCGTAATGTCACGGGTAGGGACAGCACAGCTGGCCCTGGTGGCACGAGCCCATAATGTGCCAGTGCTGGTCTGCTGTGAAACATACAAGTTCTGTGAGCGTGTGCAGACTGATGCTTTTGTCTCTAATGAGCTAG ATGACCCCGATGATCTGCTTTGTGAGCGAGGAGAACATGTGGCCCTGGCTAACTGGCAGAACCACCTGTCCCTGCGGTTGTTAAATCTAGTCTATGACGTGACCCCCCCGGAACTGGTGGATCTGGTGATCACAGAGCTGGGGATGATTCCTTGCAGTTCTGTACCGGTTGTTCTACGAGTCAAGAGTAGCGACCAGTGA
- the EIF2B4 gene encoding translation initiation factor eIF2B subunit delta isoform X4, translating into MAAVAVAVREDSGSGMKAELSTRPGAVGREMTQEEKLQLRKEKKQQKKKRKEEKGAEPEKTAPAVPAAQQQGPAKELPGPGSQLATAGEKVPTGRSKAELRAERRAKQEAERALKQARKGEQGGPPPRACPSTAGETPSGVKRLPEHTQVDDLTLLRRLAKKPEQQQVPTRNDYGSKVSLFSHLPQYSRQNSLTQYMSIPSSVIHPAMVRLGLQYSQGLVSGSNARCIALLRALQQVIQDYTTPPNEELSRDLVNKLKPYFSFLTQCRPLSASMYNAIKFLNKEITGVSSSKREEEAKSELRAAIDRYVQEKIVLAAQAISRFAYKKINNGDVILVFGCSSLVSRILQEAWAKGRRFRVVVVDSRPRLEGRHTLRSLVRAGVPASYLLIPAASYVLPEVSKVLLGAHALLANGSVMSRVGTAQLALVARAHNVPVLVCCETYKFCERVQTDAFVSNELDDPDDLLCERGEHVALANWQNHLSLRLLNLVYDVTPPELVDLVITELGMIPCSSVPVVLRVKSSDQ; encoded by the exons ATGGCTGCCGTGGCTGTGGCTGTTCGTGAGG ATTCGGGGTCTGGGATGAAGGCGGAGCTTTCTACTCGGCCTGGG gcagtggggagggagatgACCCAAGAAGAGAAGTTGCAGCTtcggaaggaaaaaaaacagcagaagaaGAAAcggaaggaggaaaagggagcAGAACCAGAAAAAACTGCCCCTGCTGTACCTGCAGCCCAGCAGCAAG GCCCAGCCAAAGAACTGCCAGGACCAGGCAGTCAGTTGGCCACTGCTGGGGAGAAAGTTCCAACTGGTCGAAGTAAAGCTGAACTTCGTGCTGAACGGCGGGCTAAGCAGGAGGCTGAGCGGGCCCTGAAACAGGCAAGGAAAGGAGAACAAGGAGGGCCACCACCTCGGGCCTGCCCCAGCACTGCTGGAGAAACCCCTTCAG GAGTGAAGCGTCTCCCTGAGCACACTCAGGTTGATGACCTTACACTTCTGAGAAGGCTTGCTAAAAAACCAGAGCAGCAACAG GTTCCTACACGAAACGATTATGGATCCAAAGTCAGTCTTTTCTCCCACCTACCCCAGTACAGCAGACAAAACTCTCTGACTCAATATATGAG CATCCCATCCTCTGTGATCCACCCAGCCATGGTGCGACTCGGCCTGCAGTACTCCCAGGGCCTGGTCAGTGGCTCCAATGCCCGGTGTATTGCCCTGCTTCGTGCCTTGCAGCAG GTAATTCAAGATTACACAACACCTCCCAATGAAGAACTCTCAAGGGATCTAGTGAATAAACTAAAGCCCTACTTCAG CTTCCTGACTCAGTGCCGTCCCCTGTCAGCAAGCATGTACAACGCCATCAAGTTCCTTAACAAGGAGATCACGGGTGTGAGCAGCTCCAAGCGGGAAGAGGAG GCCAAGTCAGAACTTCGAGCAGCCATTGATCGGTATGTGCAAGAGAAGATTGTGCTTGCAGCTCAGGCAATTTCCCGCTTTGCTTATAAGAAGATCAATAATGGAGATGTGATCCTGGTATTTGGATG CTCGTCTCTGGTATCACGAATCCTTCAGGAGGCTTGGGCTAAGGGCCGGCGGTTTCGGGTGGTAGTGGTGGACAGCCGGCCACGGCTGGAGGGAAGGCACACACTACGTTCTCTGGTCCGTGCTGGGGTCCCTGCCTCCTACCTGCTGATTCCTGCAGCCTCCTATGTGCTCCCAGAG GTTTCTAAGGTGCTATTGGGAGCTCACGCACTCCTGGCCAACGGGTCCGTAATGTCACGGGTAGGGACAGCACAGCTGGCCCTGGTGGCACGAGCCCATAATGTGCCAGTGCTGGTCTGCTGTGAAACATACAAGTTCTGTGAGCGTGTGCAGACTGATGCTTTTGTCTCTAATGAGCTAG ATGACCCCGATGATCTGCTTTGTGAGCGAGGAGAACATGTGGCCCTGGCTAACTGGCAGAACCACCTGTCCCTGCGGTTGTTAAATCTAGTCTATGACGTGACCCCCCCGGAACTGGTGGATCTGGTGATCACAGAGCTGGGGATGATTCCTTGCAGTTCTGTACCGGTTGTTCTACGAGTCAAGAGTAGCGACCAGTGA
- the EIF2B4 gene encoding translation initiation factor eIF2B subunit delta isoform X2 — MQTQQPAATSTSSYKPSRSLSGSLCDLFSDADSGSGMKAELSTRPGAVGREMTQEEKLQLRKEKKQQKKKRKEEKGAEPEKTAPAVPAAQQQGPAKELPGPGSQLATAGEKVPTGRSKAELRAERRAKQEAERALKQARKGEQGGPPPRACPSTAGETPSGVKRLPEHTQVDDLTLLRRLAKKPEQQQVPTRNDYGSKVSLFSHLPQYSRQNSLTQYMSIPSSVIHPAMVRLGLQYSQGLVSGSNARCIALLRALQQVIQDYTTPPNEELSRDLVNKLKPYFSFLTQCRPLSASMYNAIKFLNKEITGVSSSKREEEAKSELRAAIDRYVQEKIVLAAQAISRFAYKKINNGDVILVFGCSSLVSRILQEAWAKGRRFRVVVVDSRPRLEGRHTLRSLVRAGVPASYLLIPAASYVLPEVSKVLLGAHALLANGSVMSRVGTAQLALVARAHNVPVLVCCETYKFCERVQTDAFVSNELDDPDDLLCERGEHVALANWQNHLSLRLLNLVYDVTPPELVDLVITELGMIPCSSVPVVLRVKSSDQ, encoded by the exons ATGCAGACCCAGCAGCCAGCCGCGACGAGTACGAGCTCCTACAAACCCTCCCGGAGCCTCTCAGGCTCACTTTGTGATCTGTTTTCTGATGCAGATTCGGGGTCTGGGATGAAGGCGGAGCTTTCTACTCGGCCTGGG gcagtggggagggagatgACCCAAGAAGAGAAGTTGCAGCTtcggaaggaaaaaaaacagcagaagaaGAAAcggaaggaggaaaagggagcAGAACCAGAAAAAACTGCCCCTGCTGTACCTGCAGCCCAGCAGCAAG GCCCAGCCAAAGAACTGCCAGGACCAGGCAGTCAGTTGGCCACTGCTGGGGAGAAAGTTCCAACTGGTCGAAGTAAAGCTGAACTTCGTGCTGAACGGCGGGCTAAGCAGGAGGCTGAGCGGGCCCTGAAACAGGCAAGGAAAGGAGAACAAGGAGGGCCACCACCTCGGGCCTGCCCCAGCACTGCTGGAGAAACCCCTTCAG GAGTGAAGCGTCTCCCTGAGCACACTCAGGTTGATGACCTTACACTTCTGAGAAGGCTTGCTAAAAAACCAGAGCAGCAACAG GTTCCTACACGAAACGATTATGGATCCAAAGTCAGTCTTTTCTCCCACCTACCCCAGTACAGCAGACAAAACTCTCTGACTCAATATATGAG CATCCCATCCTCTGTGATCCACCCAGCCATGGTGCGACTCGGCCTGCAGTACTCCCAGGGCCTGGTCAGTGGCTCCAATGCCCGGTGTATTGCCCTGCTTCGTGCCTTGCAGCAG GTAATTCAAGATTACACAACACCTCCCAATGAAGAACTCTCAAGGGATCTAGTGAATAAACTAAAGCCCTACTTCAG CTTCCTGACTCAGTGCCGTCCCCTGTCAGCAAGCATGTACAACGCCATCAAGTTCCTTAACAAGGAGATCACGGGTGTGAGCAGCTCCAAGCGGGAAGAGGAG GCCAAGTCAGAACTTCGAGCAGCCATTGATCGGTATGTGCAAGAGAAGATTGTGCTTGCAGCTCAGGCAATTTCCCGCTTTGCTTATAAGAAGATCAATAATGGAGATGTGATCCTGGTATTTGGATG CTCGTCTCTGGTATCACGAATCCTTCAGGAGGCTTGGGCTAAGGGCCGGCGGTTTCGGGTGGTAGTGGTGGACAGCCGGCCACGGCTGGAGGGAAGGCACACACTACGTTCTCTGGTCCGTGCTGGGGTCCCTGCCTCCTACCTGCTGATTCCTGCAGCCTCCTATGTGCTCCCAGAG GTTTCTAAGGTGCTATTGGGAGCTCACGCACTCCTGGCCAACGGGTCCGTAATGTCACGGGTAGGGACAGCACAGCTGGCCCTGGTGGCACGAGCCCATAATGTGCCAGTGCTGGTCTGCTGTGAAACATACAAGTTCTGTGAGCGTGTGCAGACTGATGCTTTTGTCTCTAATGAGCTAG ATGACCCCGATGATCTGCTTTGTGAGCGAGGAGAACATGTGGCCCTGGCTAACTGGCAGAACCACCTGTCCCTGCGGTTGTTAAATCTAGTCTATGACGTGACCCCCCCGGAACTGGTGGATCTGGTGATCACAGAGCTGGGGATGATTCCTTGCAGTTCTGTACCGGTTGTTCTACGAGTCAAGAGTAGCGACCAGTGA